In a genomic window of Saccharothrix sp. HUAS TT1:
- a CDS encoding CHAT domain-containing protein, with amino-acid sequence MPVKRRQWHVGHRLTVRGCELDQYGRTEEAEQAFLGAAAHGDFNGMYNLGLLAERSGQHAAARLWYVRAHRAGHPWAANNLGVLLYNADDPMAAVWLRAAVAMGHPQAEANLRLLARSSPPSDVDPLVWPLYLRSRAEAAYRQFTETDNDAALVRSVTLARKAAQAAGDDHPARGLLLDDLRDLLRFRYDLRGRSSDLDEAAAVALTAFEATPPDGATRLDAARSVVSLMRDRFEVTGEVEQLLSALDLGKRALAGAQEDERQRGKLETSLCAALTSLALHSDSGADLDEAVELGRAAVDRLTGGEKVVAATNLGGALQLRGRLRGSPDDLDAAVEVLRSVEHLSVTEAVHQANLAMNLGAALNARAAVTGRSGDEDAARSAEEHARTALRAIPEHNPTTLLRMALAAEDADAIDAAWRAVVALAPTHSARPSLLAHLAGALHKADRTEEALVVAREAAATAVSRHAKLDTRRILARILYAMDDDTAADVFASAAEVCDRTDVGFAEVQVGLAGALFKRDERSPSDADRSAAMAALREAAGAVGSSLSDRLFATQVWSGAAREAGDIRSALEGAREAVSLLRDIGWSHVDQGDRERGLKNGAAMPREAAALAIALGEPELAVELLEQGRALMWRSTLHLRDDFTSVAERAPALAERLEEVRSTMHATPREDSETRARLARQWTRLVDEVRERPGLEDFLTPAPFAELARAADEGPVVIVNISKIRCDALVLRPNRGVEVVPLPGVDVPGMDLVSNTYLEHLGEAASPDASTHVRDRARHTVHDTLEWLWERIAHPVLRHLDLPTASAEPPRVWWCPTASLVPLPLHAAGRYPRTTGDPVEPVGLPYAVVSSYTTTLASLVEARRRRASATAAPLAVGLAETERGHGALPSVVAELDVLRGLFTDGRSTFLVDGEATLEAVRRELPRHAWAHFACHGRLDMVDPSTSGLCLWDDDLNVLHLADLRLDRADLAFLSACHTRLGGGGLPDEAIHTAAALRMAGFRHTIATLWSVHDRAAQRVTRGFYELVREADGLDPTDAATALHRAVAVLRDRYPTNPIVWAPFVHDGP; translated from the coding sequence ATGCCGGTCAAGCGCCGCCAGTGGCACGTCGGGCATCGATTAACCGTCCGAGGCTGCGAGTTGGACCAGTACGGGCGGACCGAGGAGGCCGAGCAGGCGTTCCTGGGCGCCGCCGCGCACGGGGACTTCAACGGGATGTACAACCTGGGGCTGCTGGCCGAGCGGTCGGGGCAGCACGCCGCCGCCAGGCTCTGGTACGTCCGCGCGCACCGGGCCGGGCACCCCTGGGCCGCCAACAACCTGGGCGTGCTGCTGTACAACGCCGACGACCCGATGGCGGCGGTCTGGCTGCGGGCCGCGGTCGCGATGGGCCACCCGCAGGCCGAGGCCAACCTGCGGCTGCTCGCCCGCTCGTCGCCGCCCTCCGACGTGGATCCGCTGGTGTGGCCGCTGTACCTGCGCTCGCGCGCCGAGGCCGCCTACCGGCAGTTCACCGAGACCGACAACGACGCGGCCCTGGTGCGCTCGGTCACCCTGGCGCGGAAGGCGGCGCAGGCCGCGGGGGACGACCACCCCGCCCGCGGCCTGCTGCTGGACGACCTGCGCGACCTGCTGCGGTTCCGGTACGACCTGAGGGGGCGCAGCTCGGACCTGGACGAGGCCGCGGCCGTCGCGCTCACGGCTTTCGAGGCCACGCCACCGGACGGCGCCACCCGGCTCGACGCCGCCCGGTCGGTCGTCTCCCTGATGCGCGACCGGTTCGAGGTCACCGGGGAGGTGGAGCAGCTGCTCTCCGCGCTCGACCTGGGCAAGCGGGCGTTGGCCGGGGCGCAGGAGGACGAGCGGCAACGGGGGAAGCTCGAAACCAGCCTGTGCGCCGCGCTGACGTCCTTGGCGCTCCACTCGGACTCGGGCGCCGACCTGGACGAGGCGGTCGAGCTGGGCCGGGCGGCGGTCGACCGGCTCACCGGCGGCGAGAAGGTCGTCGCGGCCACGAACCTGGGTGGGGCGCTGCAGCTGCGCGGCAGGTTGCGAGGGTCGCCGGACGACCTCGACGCCGCGGTCGAGGTGTTGCGCTCGGTCGAGCACTTGAGCGTGACCGAGGCCGTCCACCAAGCCAATCTGGCCATGAACCTCGGGGCGGCTCTGAACGCACGGGCCGCGGTCACCGGCCGGTCCGGCGACGAGGACGCCGCCCGTTCCGCCGAGGAGCACGCCAGGACCGCGTTGCGAGCCATACCGGAGCACAATCCCACGACCCTGCTCCGCATGGCGCTCGCCGCCGAGGACGCCGACGCGATCGACGCCGCGTGGCGGGCGGTGGTGGCGCTGGCGCCGACCCACAGCGCGCGCCCGTCGCTGCTGGCGCACCTGGCCGGCGCCCTGCACAAGGCGGATCGGACCGAGGAGGCCCTGGTGGTGGCGCGGGAGGCGGCGGCCACCGCGGTCAGCAGGCACGCCAAGCTCGACACCCGACGGATACTCGCCCGGATCCTCTACGCGATGGACGACGACACCGCTGCGGACGTCTTCGCCTCGGCGGCCGAGGTCTGCGACAGGACCGACGTGGGCTTCGCGGAGGTCCAGGTGGGTTTGGCGGGCGCCTTGTTCAAGCGTGACGAGCGCTCCCCGTCCGACGCCGACCGGTCCGCGGCGATGGCAGCCCTGCGCGAAGCCGCCGGCGCGGTCGGCTCCTCGCTGAGCGACCGCTTGTTCGCCACCCAGGTGTGGAGCGGCGCGGCCCGGGAGGCCGGCGACATCCGAAGCGCGCTGGAAGGTGCGCGCGAGGCGGTGTCCCTGCTCCGGGACATCGGCTGGTCCCACGTCGACCAGGGCGACCGGGAACGGGGCCTCAAGAACGGCGCGGCGATGCCGAGGGAGGCGGCGGCGCTGGCCATCGCCCTCGGCGAACCCGAACTGGCCGTCGAACTGCTGGAACAGGGCCGCGCGCTGATGTGGCGCTCGACGTTGCACTTGCGGGACGACTTCACCTCGGTCGCCGAACGCGCACCCGCCCTGGCCGAGCGGCTGGAGGAGGTCCGCTCGACCATGCACGCCACGCCGCGGGAGGACTCGGAGACGCGGGCGCGACTGGCCCGGCAGTGGACCAGGCTGGTGGACGAGGTCCGGGAGCGGCCCGGCCTGGAGGACTTCCTGACCCCCGCCCCGTTCGCCGAACTCGCCCGCGCCGCCGACGAGGGGCCCGTGGTCATCGTCAACATCAGCAAGATCCGCTGCGACGCCTTGGTGCTGCGGCCGAACCGGGGGGTCGAGGTCGTGCCCCTGCCCGGTGTGGACGTCCCGGGGATGGACCTGGTGTCCAACACCTACCTGGAGCACCTGGGCGAGGCGGCGAGCCCCGACGCCTCCACCCACGTGCGTGACCGAGCGCGGCACACCGTGCACGACACCCTGGAATGGCTGTGGGAGCGCATCGCCCACCCGGTGCTCCGCCACCTGGACCTGCCGACCGCGTCGGCGGAACCGCCCCGCGTGTGGTGGTGCCCCACCGCGTCGCTGGTGCCGCTGCCCCTGCACGCGGCGGGCCGGTACCCGCGCACCACCGGCGACCCGGTGGAACCGGTGGGCTTGCCGTACGCGGTGGTGTCGTCCTACACGACCACGCTCGCCTCGCTCGTCGAGGCACGCCGTCGCCGGGCGTCCGCGACCGCCGCGCCGCTGGCCGTGGGACTGGCCGAGACCGAACGCGGTCACGGGGCACTGCCCTCGGTGGTCGCGGAACTCGACGTGCTGCGGGGCCTGTTCACCGACGGGCGTTCGACGTTCCTGGTCGACGGGGAGGCCACCCTGGAAGCCGTCCGGCGGGAACTGCCGCGGCACGCCTGGGCCCACTTCGCCTGCCACGGCCGGCTCGACATGGTCGACCCCTCCACGTCGGGCCTGTGCCTGTGGGACGACGACCTGAACGTGCTGCACCTGGCCGACCTGCGCCTGGACCGGGCGGACCTCGCGTTCCTGTCCGCCTGCCACACCCGCCTCGGCGGCGGTGGCCTGCCGGACGAGGCGATCCACACGGCCGCGGCCCTCCGCATGGCCGGTTTCCGCCACACGATCGCCACCCTGTGGTCGGTCCACGACCGAGCCGCCCAGCGGGTCACCAGGGGCTTCTACGAACTGGTGCGCGAGGCGGACGGCCTGGACCCGACCGACGCCGCGACGGCGCTGCACCGGGCCGTCGCGGTCCTGCGCGACCGGTACCCCACCAACCCGATCGTCTGGGCGCCCTTCGTCCACGACGGCCCGTGA